The following coding sequences are from one Ancylobacter sp. TS-1 window:
- a CDS encoding PstS family phosphate ABC transporter substrate-binding protein — MKTITMAGALALLAVSGAFHGASAQAVVQADGSSTVFPVTEAMAEEFQKANPNIKVTVGLSGTGGGFKKFCRGETDISNASRPITAAEQKACKEAGVEYIELPVALDALTVIVHPSNDWASEMTVAELKTIWQPEAQGKITNWKQVRSSFPDKPLVLYGAGVDSGTYDYFTAAIVGKEHSSRGDFTASEDDNVLVQGVAGDPNALGFFGLAYFEENADKLKAVKIKLNDSAPAVEPNVENARTGKYQPLSRPIFIYVSKKAAEAKPEVAKFVEFYQDPKHAVELVKEVGYVPLPEAALKAFQERFAKREIGTGFTGSKVGVSVEDLLKEKLVY; from the coding sequence ATGAAGACAATCACCATGGCTGGCGCGCTCGCGCTGCTCGCGGTCAGCGGCGCGTTCCATGGCGCCAGCGCACAGGCCGTTGTCCAGGCCGATGGCTCCTCGACCGTCTTTCCAGTGACCGAGGCGATGGCCGAGGAATTCCAGAAGGCTAATCCGAACATCAAGGTGACAGTCGGCCTTTCAGGAACTGGCGGCGGTTTCAAGAAATTCTGCCGTGGCGAGACCGACATCTCCAATGCCTCGCGCCCGATCACCGCAGCCGAGCAGAAGGCCTGCAAGGAAGCGGGTGTCGAGTATATCGAGCTTCCGGTGGCGCTCGATGCGCTCACCGTGATCGTGCATCCGTCCAATGACTGGGCGTCGGAGATGACGGTTGCCGAGTTGAAGACGATCTGGCAGCCGGAAGCCCAGGGCAAGATCACCAACTGGAAGCAGGTGCGCTCCAGCTTCCCCGACAAGCCGCTCGTGCTGTACGGGGCCGGCGTGGATTCCGGCACCTACGACTATTTCACCGCCGCCATCGTCGGCAAGGAGCACTCGAGCCGTGGCGACTTCACGGCCTCCGAGGACGACAACGTGCTGGTGCAGGGCGTTGCCGGCGACCCGAATGCGCTGGGCTTCTTCGGCCTCGCCTATTTCGAGGAAAACGCCGACAAGCTGAAGGCGGTCAAGATCAAGCTCAATGACTCCGCTCCTGCAGTCGAGCCGAACGTCGAGAATGCCCGCACCGGCAAGTACCAGCCACTGTCGCGCCCGATCTTCATCTATGTGAGCAAGAAGGCGGCCGAGGCCAAGCCGGAAGTCGCGAAGTTCGTCGAGTTCTACCAGGACCCGAAGCACGCCGTCGAACTGGTCAAGGAAGTCGGCTACGTGCCGCTGCCCGAAGCCGCGCTCAAAGCCTTCCAGGAGCGCTTCGCCAAGCGCGAGATCGGCACCGGCTTCACCGGCTCCAAGGTCGGCGTGTCGGTCGAGGATTTGCTCAAGGAAAAGCTCGTCTATTGA
- the pstC gene encoding phosphate ABC transporter permease subunit PstC produces the protein MPASTTLMPLLVSPRFLARRRLIDRAMRAIMFGAAFVSVLVTMGIVYVLVSESVRFFAQVSMVDFLTDTQWTPVFQDKHFGIMTLVSGTLMTSGIALVVAIPAGTILAIYLSEFAPPTLREIIKPFLELIAGVPTVAFGYFALLFLTPLFQTFIPGLAGFNLLVPGVVMGIMILPYIVSVSEDAMRAVPNTLREGAYALGYTRMQTGVKMVIPGALSGITAAYMLGMSRAVGETMVVAIAAGQQAKIALNPLEGAATITAYIVQISLGDVPHDSIAYLTIFAAGLTLFLMTLTFNIIAFVLRRKYREVY, from the coding sequence GTGCCCGCCTCCACGACCCTGATGCCGCTTCTCGTCTCCCCGCGCTTCCTGGCGCGCCGTCGCCTGATCGACCGGGCGATGCGCGCCATCATGTTTGGAGCGGCTTTCGTTTCCGTGCTCGTGACCATGGGTATCGTCTATGTTCTGGTGAGCGAGAGCGTGCGCTTCTTCGCTCAGGTGTCGATGGTCGACTTCCTGACGGACACGCAGTGGACGCCCGTTTTCCAGGACAAGCACTTCGGCATCATGACCCTGGTGTCGGGGACCCTGATGACGTCCGGCATCGCCCTGGTGGTCGCGATTCCGGCGGGAACCATTCTCGCCATCTATCTCAGTGAATTCGCCCCGCCGACTTTGCGGGAAATCATCAAGCCGTTTCTGGAGCTCATTGCCGGCGTGCCCACCGTGGCCTTCGGCTACTTCGCCCTGCTCTTCCTGACGCCGCTGTTCCAGACCTTCATCCCCGGCCTTGCCGGCTTCAATCTTCTGGTTCCCGGCGTTGTCATGGGAATCATGATTCTTCCCTACATCGTCTCAGTCAGTGAGGATGCGATGCGCGCGGTGCCGAACACGCTGCGCGAGGGCGCGTATGCGCTCGGCTACACGCGGATGCAGACCGGCGTGAAGATGGTGATACCGGGAGCCCTCTCGGGCATTACCGCAGCCTACATGCTCGGCATGTCGCGCGCGGTCGGCGAGACGATGGTGGTCGCGATCGCTGCGGGACAGCAGGCGAAGATCGCGCTCAATCCCCTGGAGGGCGCCGCCACCATCACGGCCTACATCGTGCAGATCAGCCTTGGCGATGTGCCGCACGACTCGATCGCCTATCTGACGATCTTCGCCGCCGGGCTGACGCTGTTCCTGATGACCCTCACCTTCAACATCATTGCCTTCGTGCTCCGGCGTAAATACCGCGAAGTCTATTGA
- a CDS encoding metalloregulator ArsR/SmtB family transcription factor yields MQSQSKDVKRLVSDDAVEMFDVLAQPTRFDAFRLLLRYAPFGLNAGDVARLLAVPHNTMSTHLAQLERAGLVASRREGRSIIYAAKTGRAAAVLELLLSELPAQADAGAGFPRLRPGEPAERRYNVLLVCSHNSARSIMAEAVLNREGRGRFRAFSAGSVPRDTPHPLALDLLRSLGYTTDDLRSKSWDEFAGRAVEPMDFVITVCDAAAGESCPLFPGHPLTAHWGLSDPAASGGTETELRAAFISTYRQIAARMSAFVNLPLEALDLASLKARLGDISVMDGATEMTLAARAA; encoded by the coding sequence ATGCAAAGCCAGTCGAAGGATGTGAAGCGGCTCGTGTCGGACGATGCGGTCGAGATGTTCGACGTGCTGGCCCAGCCGACCCGCTTTGATGCCTTCCGCCTGCTGCTGCGCTATGCGCCCTTCGGGCTGAACGCCGGGGATGTCGCCCGCCTGCTGGCCGTGCCGCACAACACGATGTCGACCCATCTCGCCCAATTGGAGCGGGCAGGTCTGGTGGCGTCGCGCCGCGAGGGCCGGTCGATCATCTATGCCGCGAAGACGGGGAGGGCGGCGGCGGTTCTAGAGTTGCTGCTCAGTGAATTGCCGGCCCAGGCCGATGCGGGCGCCGGGTTTCCGCGCCTGCGTCCGGGGGAGCCGGCGGAGCGCCGCTACAATGTGCTGCTCGTCTGCTCGCACAATTCGGCGCGCTCGATCATGGCCGAGGCGGTGCTGAACCGCGAGGGGCGCGGACGTTTTCGCGCCTTCTCCGCCGGCAGCGTCCCGCGCGACACACCGCATCCCCTGGCGCTCGATCTGTTGCGTTCGCTCGGCTACACGACCGACGATCTGCGGTCCAAGAGCTGGGACGAGTTTGCCGGGCGCGCCGTCGAGCCGATGGACTTCGTGATCACTGTCTGCGACGCTGCCGCGGGCGAGAGCTGTCCACTTTTCCCCGGCCATCCCCTGACCGCGCATTGGGGTCTTTCCGACCCCGCCGCATCCGGCGGAACGGAGACAGAGTTGCGGGCGGCGTTCATCAGCACGTACCGGCAGATCGCGGCCCGCATGTCCGCCTTCGTCAACCTGCCGCTCGAGGCCCTCGACCTTGCCAGCTTGAAGGCTCGCCTCGGCGATATTTCGGTGATGGACGGCGCCACCGAGATGACACTGGCTGCACGTGCGGCCTGA
- the pstA gene encoding phosphate ABC transporter permease PstA — translation MTDLSPLAEAEIIRRARRSEKRFALLGLSVLSLTMLVLLTLIIDFMVDGLGRIDYDFLTSFPSRRPNDAGILSAWVGSVLVMIVTASLAVPLGVAASLYLEEYAPKNLITNLIEINVTNLAGVPSIIYGLLALGLFIQMFGLGQTIFVAGLTLALLILPIIIVATREAVRSIPQEVREAAFALGADKWQTVGGYILPAARPGILTGAIVGMSRAIGETAPIITIGALTFIAFLPPSPVGTEFPFINFDWLGSPFTVMPIQMFNWVSRPQAGFHINAAATGLILLAMTLLMNAGAIWLRYKLRRAMR, via the coding sequence ATGACCGACCTATCCCCATTGGCTGAAGCCGAGATCATCCGCCGCGCGCGCCGATCCGAAAAGCGGTTTGCGCTGCTCGGCCTGTCAGTGCTCAGCTTGACCATGCTGGTCCTGCTGACCCTGATCATCGACTTCATGGTGGATGGTCTTGGTCGCATCGACTACGACTTTCTCACCAGCTTTCCTTCCCGCCGCCCGAACGACGCCGGCATTCTCTCGGCCTGGGTGGGCAGCGTGCTGGTCATGATCGTCACCGCTTCGCTCGCCGTTCCGCTCGGCGTGGCCGCCAGCCTATATCTCGAGGAATACGCGCCCAAGAACCTCATAACCAACCTGATCGAGATCAACGTCACCAATCTCGCCGGCGTCCCCTCCATCATTTACGGGTTGCTGGCGCTCGGCTTGTTTATTCAGATGTTTGGCCTCGGCCAGACCATCTTTGTCGCCGGCCTCACGCTTGCCTTGCTGATCCTGCCCATCATCATCGTCGCGACACGCGAGGCCGTGCGATCTATCCCTCAGGAGGTGCGGGAGGCCGCCTTCGCCCTTGGGGCTGATAAATGGCAGACGGTAGGGGGCTACATCCTGCCTGCGGCGCGGCCCGGCATCCTCACCGGCGCCATCGTCGGCATGTCGCGGGCGATCGGGGAAACGGCGCCGATCATCACGATCGGCGCGCTTACCTTCATCGCCTTCCTGCCCCCTTCGCCGGTGGGAACCGAATTCCCCTTCATCAATTTCGATTGGCTGGGATCGCCCTTTACCGTGATGCCCATCCAGATGTTCAACTGGGTCTCGCGGCCGCAGGCGGGCTTCCATATCAACGCGGCGGCGACGGGTCTCATCCTGCTCGCGATGACCCTGCTCATGAACGCTGGCGCCATCTGGCTGCGCTACAAACTCAGAAGGGCCATGCGGTGA
- the pstS gene encoding phosphate ABC transporter substrate-binding protein PstS: MRRSSLALIAAALLILVSGARADELSGAGSTFAYPIMWKWSEVYRQSTGTIVAYQSIGSSGGVNRISNKATDFGASDKPLKPEELERLGLGQFPIVFGGVVPVVNIDGVAPGTMRFTGGVLADIYMGKITKWSDPALKALNPDLSLPDSLIAVIHRSDGSGTTFNWVSYLSKTSPEWKQELGEGSSVAWPVGSGARGNEGVSLAVQRTPNAIGYVEFTYVTQAKLTYGLVENRAGHFIAPSAASFQAAALGVDWTKTRDFFATINDSEAPEAYPIAATTFVLMYKSPANPARNRTGLAFFDFALGAGSEYASQLGYVPLPEPLVQQVKNYWAATFKSGS, from the coding sequence ATGCGCCGCTCCTCCCTTGCCCTGATTGCTGCAGCTCTGCTGATCCTCGTGTCGGGCGCGCGCGCCGACGAATTGAGTGGTGCGGGCTCGACCTTTGCCTATCCGATCATGTGGAAATGGTCGGAGGTCTATCGCCAATCCACCGGGACGATCGTTGCCTACCAGTCAATCGGCTCCTCCGGCGGCGTGAACCGGATCAGCAACAAGGCGACCGACTTTGGCGCCTCCGACAAGCCGCTGAAGCCGGAGGAACTTGAACGGCTTGGCCTCGGCCAGTTTCCGATCGTGTTCGGTGGCGTGGTGCCGGTCGTGAACATCGACGGCGTCGCGCCCGGCACGATGCGGTTTACGGGTGGCGTGCTGGCGGACATCTATATGGGCAAGATCACCAAATGGTCGGATCCCGCGCTCAAGGCACTCAACCCGGATCTTTCTTTGCCGGATAGCCTGATTGCCGTAATCCATCGCTCGGACGGGTCTGGAACCACCTTCAACTGGGTGTCCTACCTCTCCAAGACGAGCCCGGAATGGAAGCAGGAGCTCGGCGAGGGCAGTTCCGTCGCCTGGCCGGTCGGCAGTGGCGCGCGTGGCAATGAAGGTGTCTCCCTCGCCGTTCAGCGGACACCGAACGCGATCGGTTATGTCGAGTTCACCTATGTGACGCAGGCCAAGCTCACCTATGGCCTGGTGGAGAACCGTGCCGGCCATTTTATCGCCCCGAGCGCCGCCTCGTTCCAGGCCGCGGCGCTCGGCGTGGACTGGACGAAGACGCGCGATTTCTTCGCCACGATTAATGATTCCGAGGCTCCCGAGGCTTACCCGATCGCCGCCACCACTTTCGTTCTGATGTACAAGTCGCCAGCCAATCCCGCGCGCAACCGGACAGGCCTGGCCTTCTTCGACTTTGCGCTTGGCGCCGGCAGCGAATATGCATCGCAGCTCGGCTATGTTCCGCTGCCTGAGCCGCTGGTGCAGCAGGTGAAGAACTATTGGGCGGCGACGTTCAAGAGCGGAAGCTGA